GGTCGGTCGAGCCATTGCTTATCAGGAGCAGTTCATACGCCGTAATCTCTCGGTCCTTCAGGCAGCGCCTGAGGCGGTCGACGTTGGCGGCAAGAATGGCTTCTTCGTTATACGCCGGGAGGATGAATGTCAGTGGAGCTCGGCGTTGGTGAGCATCACGCGAGTCTTGGGGCATGGCGGGGGCCTAGGAGAAGGCCGGTCGCACGTAGTCCCAGAACAGTGCGGCCTGTCGGCGCCAAAGGTGAAGGTCTACCCGGCGAATCCTGGACCAGAGCACCGCCGGTCGCAGGTAGAACTCGCGGAAGGCCCGGTCGGCGACGGCCTGAAGGAGACGGGGATCGTGCTCCTTGCTCAGCACGTCGGGGAACAGTTCCGAGGCGCCGCTCATCTCGTACAGCGTCGTGCCCAGGTAGGGAGTCACGGCATGAAACGACGCATAGGTTGGGTTCAGTCGCTTGGCAAATGCGATTGTCGCCTCCATATCCTCGGCGGTCTCTCCCGGAAAGCCGAACATGAAGAAACAGACCTGATCGATTCCTGACTGCTTCGTCTCTGCAATTCCCCGTTCGATCTGCTCAAGAGTAATCCGCTTGTTAGTTTCGGCAAGAATTCTGGCTGAACCGCTTTCCACGCCGAAGTGGATGAGCCGACAGCCGGCCCGCTTCATCAATTGCAGAAGCGGCCCGTCCACATAATCGGCCCTGGTCTGGCACGCCCACTCGAAGGATAACTTCGCTGACGCCAGTCGTTCACAGAGATCCCAGACGTCGTCGCGGACCGCAGTAAACTCGAGATCGATGAAGTAGCCTGTCTCGGCTCCTGCCTCTCGAACCAGATACGTCACCTCACGGATAACCTGCTCAGGATCTTTCTTACGGTAGCCTTTGCCGTACATCTTGAGGAGGCAGAAAGAACATCGATAGTGACAACCGCGCGTCGCTTCAAGTAGGGCAAACCTGCCGCCGAGGACTTCGTAACGGTAGTTGCGGAGGTCGAGGAGATGAAAAGCGGGCAGTGGCAGGGTTGTCAGATCTATGGGGTTTCCTTCCGGGGTATTGATGAGCGTGCCCCCTTGCAGATAGCTAATACCCGGCACCTCGGAAGGATCTTTGCCATCACAGAGCGCTCGGACCGCCAGTTCAGGCTCACCACGGATCACGGCCCGCGCCCGCGTCATGTTGAGAAGTTCGCCAGGCGCAACGGTCCCATGTGTCCCCATGACGTACAGCTTGTCGGGTTCTACCAGATGTGTAACGGCCAGGAATGGGCTGAGATCAAGGTTGGGGCATTGCCACCGATCAATCGGCGCTGAGGTGATAAACACCAGATCGTGCTGCGTCGCGGCGTCTCGAATCGCATCGAGTGGGGTGGGCGTGGCGCGGGCATCGATGATGCTGGCGCTATGTCCATCCTGTTCCAGCAGTGCCGCGCAGTTCAGCAGGTCAAGGGGAGGCCATGTCCGATTGAACCGGCGTCCTTTTCGGCTTACCAGCCCGTCCCAGCTCGGATTGACCAGCAGGACTTTCAGTCGCCTTCCCGCCATACTGAGATCACCTTATCCCATCATGCTAATAATTTATTCTGAAATCTCCCTTTACCCCTCTTTGCCAAAGAGGGGATTTATTCCTCCCTTTGGAAAAGGGAGGTTAGGCAGTGTAAATAAATAAAGGTATCAACTTCGCTCTGTAGCTTTTGGTCTTATGACGTAGTTCCAGTCGCCATGAAACTTATTACGTTCCACATTGATGCGCTTCATCTCTTCATCGCTAACCTTGCGTCCGGTTGGATATTTCCGGCGATCCAATCTACACGTCACTTTCAGCCCCTTCGCCGTGGTCGTCCTGGCGATGAGATTGACGATCGTTTCGTAATCCCGCAACGGTTCACCACGCCAATTTGACGTGATAAAGGAAAACAGCCGGTGTTCGATCTTGTTCCATTTGCTGGTGCCGGGAGGAAAATGACAGACGGAAAGGCACATGCCGGTTTGATCAGCAAACTTCTGCAACTCCAACTTCCAAAGCCGCAACCGCGACCCATTGCTCCCCCCGCCGTCGGCAGTGATCAGAAGCGTTGCCGTATCCGGATACAGCCGTCGTCCTTCAAAATGCCACCACCCGCGAATCGAGGCCACGGCAAATTCTCCAGTGTCATGGTCGGTCCCCACATTGACAAAACCGGCGTTGCGTCCGAGGTCGTAAATACCATACGGATAGGCGCGTGGCACTTCTGGGCTGGGGAAGTCGTGACCTTGAACTTTTTTGGGCTGCTTTGCCGGAAGCCATTGCTGACCGGCATTGTTGTAGTTGCCGATGAGTTCCTTCTTTTTTGTGTCCACCGAAATCACAGGAATGCCTTGCGCCAGGCGTCTCTTTACCGCAGCATTGATGTGCCGAAATTGCGCATCGCGGTCGGGGTGGTCTGTGCCCTCCTCGGTCTTCCGATTGCTCTGCAGACTATAGTTCAGATCGTGAAGAATCTGCGCGACCTTTGCATGGCTGACCGGGTGCTTGTTCCTGCCAAGCTGCCTGGCAATCGCCCGCGTGCTTTTACAAATCCATCGCAGGGGGGACTGTGGATCGCCTCGCGTTTGGCCATCAATCATCTCTTCCAATGCATCCAACAGACGTGGGTCGGAAACGGTGATGGACTTGCGCCCTGCTCCGGGACAACGGATGCGACCTTCCGATGGCACTATCCCTTCTTGAATTTCGCGGACTCCTTTGGCGATGGCCCGTCGCGACAATCCACACGCGCGATGCACCACAGAGATTCCACCAAAGCCCAAACTCACGGCTTCATTAGCAGCCATGATGCGGCGCGTGCGCTCGTCCAAAAGCGGCCACACAGAACGAAACTTCCGTCTCAACTCGGGCAGGGTGTTCATGCTCAAGAAGCATACCACCACAACTCATAGATTGATACCTTTATTTATTTACACTGCCTTAGGAGGGATTTTCTAAGGAACTGTATCTTTTCCTCGAAAGAAATACAAGCGTTTCAGCGAGGAGCAACGCGATTCCGGCCGCTGTGGCAACCCGTCCAACATAATCAGGCCAGCGATTGCCGAAGACGAGCCGGACCTGCTTGGCCGTGGGATAGACCAGCATGAATGATGGTGACACCAGATAGATCCGATCGGCGCCCTCAACGCGCCATTTCGGGTGATACGAGACCTTGATCAGGTGCGGGCGACCAGGGCACTCGGTCTCAAACCGAACCTCCTCATTGCCCAAGGCGTCTTTCACGTGGCATTCGGGCGAAAGGACCTGTTTAACGGGCTCCTCCATTAAGTCACGAAACGGCACGACTCCCGGCGGTACCGGATCGCCGGGTCGTGGGAAAAGGAGCGGTACCTCCAGCCATTCCGGTTTTTGGAACCAGTCATAAGCGAGTCGTTTCCAGTCGCCATCGGTCACGAGGGCAGGCTGGTATCGAAGCGGTACAACATACTGGCCGTTGCCTTGACGGACCTGGAAGATCTTGTAGGGTCCGATTTCCCCCTCCTCGCGGTACCCAGGATTCGACCCCAGGGCAGCCTTCACCCTATCCGTGACGGCAATCACCTCTTTGACGTTGAACAGCTCCAAATGGGCGAGTGCCCGCTCCGGGTCGAATGGCGAACATTTGTAGGGAACGAAGGGACAAGAAGGAGTGTCCGTTAGTTCAGACTGGATGTAGAACACGAACGGGGAGGTCGGAGAGGACTGCATGTAGGCCCCTTCGAGCGTTGGGCGGCCCGATATAAGGGGGAGAGCCTCAAAAGCCCTGATCGTACCGGCCTTATCATGGAGAACCGAATGTTGGTACACGACTCTGGGACTGTGGGGGCCGCCTGGTAGCGCAATAGAATTCACGACAATAAAGTATCGCCACCACGGTGTCTGCTCCATTCCGGAAAAATTCCACTGGATCCATTTGGGGATAAACGACACCTGAGGCATGACCCAGGCGATAGTCATCACGGCGATGACGACAGGCGCCGCTCGCCAGAGTGAACGCGGTAGCCGCATCAGAAGTCCACCGAGACCGGCTGCGGCCAAGAGGACGAGAAAAAACTGCGCAAAGGCCAGGAACCTGACATCTACAAGGTTCAGCCAGGGTGAAACAAAATACAGGGTGACCGATAGCACCACAGGGTAGGTCAGGTAGTAGATCATCCGAAGCCATCCCTTGTCGCTAAATTTCCCCCGCAGTGTCAAGGCTACTGTGACCGCCGCAATGACGATGATGGGCCATAGCACGACCGGAACGATCTCCAGGATAGATGTAAACTCCCAGGTAATGGAGAACCCGGTAGTGTAAGGAAGGTACCAGACGAGCGGAATCAACCAGAATCCCAGCAGCAGCCCGCCCACAGCATACACCCGCACCAGGTACAGGAGCGTCATCCGGAACTCCGAGGTCACAGCAAGGAAGTACAGCCCCATACCCGCCGCCATCACCATCCCGTATCCGTGCGCTAATCCGGTAAGGGCGAAGAGTACGGCACACCAGCCTGCGTACCGCCGCTCAAGGACGCCTCGGTACAGTGCACCCATGAATAATACGAGGAGCGTAAGTGAGAGGCTGTGAGAAAACTCGCCGGCCAGCGTGCTCGGAATGTTTCCACCCCACATGCTGTTGCCTGCGTTCAGCAGGAATGGAAGGGTCAGAACGGCGCCAAGCGCAGGAATGGGGAACGGACATCCGATCCAGCGGAGCGCAACGAGGGAGGCGATCGGGAGCCCGAAGGTTCCGGCGATAGTCCCCAGCTTAAATGCAATAGGGAATGAGACGACAAGACTGAACCCGGCGATCAGCAGGAAGGCAAGGGGAAAATAGAAAAGGAAGAGGGGATAGCCGGCGAGGTTGCCCGGCATCCAGCCAATAAGCTTTCCATTAGGCAAGAGGTAATCCCGCAGATATCTTGCCGCGACATAGTGTGCGATGGTGTCGCCACCGCCAGTGATAGTCGGCTTGAAAAGGAGGGAGGGTTTAAGGTACCAGAGAAGGAGTCCGTAGGTCAGCAGGAGGGCCAAGAGCGTGCTCACTCTCTCAACCCATCCGGGATATCTTCCCGTTGGAACTGCGTCGGGTTCGGCGGAGGCTGTACGTACAGATTCGCGAACGTCCAGCATGACCGCTCCAAAAAGCAAGAACGGGGCTTAACGCCCCGTTCTTGCGATTATCACGTAACCTGCGTATTCAGTTGTCGATTACTGCAGGTGATTTCTTCGAGCTCTCACCATCCAAGCCATCGCACCCAGGAACGCCGCTCCCAACACCATCATTCCCCAGTTACCGACCGTCGGGACCACCGGAATCGTCGTCGTGGTGGTCGTCGTGGTCGTCGTGGTCGTCGTGGTGGTGGTTACCGTAACGCTGGTGGTATCAGAATCGCCTGTGGCGTTATCAACAAGGCTGCCAGCTGCGACGTCGAAGCCCGCGCCGCCGCCGGATACGTTCAGCGTCCCTGCGGTGTTCGGGGTGATGAACGAATTCCCATTATAGACAAAGAGGATGCCCTGGTTCAGACTCAAGCTGATCCCGTCGACAGGCTGTGCGGCAGCATCAGCAATCGAACACGTGGCGGTTCCCCCAAACCCATACACGCTGTCGCCACAATTCACGTTGTTCGTGATGCTGGCGACAGGGGCGAGCGCGCTGATCAGTGTCAGGCCGGCATCACCGAATCCAGCCACCGTGGTGGCGCCAGAGGCCCATGACCCGGCACCAGTGGCAGAGAAGGTCACGGCGGGCGTGCAGGCGGCCAGCGACAGGGTCCCGGTCCGCTTCCCCTGAGCCAGAGCGGTAAGAGGGGTCGCCGGTACCTTGGCAATCAGGGTAGTCCCGCTGCTGACGGTTTGAACCACCGTCGCCGCAGAATTGAAGGCGATAGACATTGAGACGTTGGTCAGACGGTCATGATCGGTCCCAGCCGGCTGTGCATCCGAACAGAGGTACTGATAGACGGTTCCATCGCTGGCAATGTCGATGCGCTGCTGCACCCGTGCATCGACACTCATCGGGGCGATAACCGTTCCCGCAAGGATCGCGGGGGCCAGCAGAGACAGAGCCAACTTCTTGCTGAAAGCAACTCTTGCTCTAGAACTCATCCTTGCTCCTCCTTGCCCCCAACCTACAGGGCATAGCCTTCAACGTTGAGTACCACTAAGACCACGAACCTAACATATAATCGAATGCATCATCAAGCGGCGCAGAAGCTGTACCGAAATTCTCCGATCTCTCGCCTCCCTTCGCCCCCAACACATGGAGTACTATTGCCGTGCAACGCAAGTAGATCAATCCTGGAGCCTAAACCCGCTGCCTTGATACCATGCCTCCTTTTCGCCTGTCAAGTTTTTTATTTCTCTGCGAAAGCTCTGGTATTCTGTCAGGGATGAACTACCCCGCAGCAAGCTGCGAGGTATCGTCTTATGTTCTGGCCCGTCATTCCGTGCTTGACACGCCTGCCCCGTACTTGATACGGGGGAATCCAGTCGGGCCCTCTGGATACCGGCTTCCGCCGGTATGACGAACTCGCGGCAAGCCGCGGGGTATCAACCCTCAACGAAAATGAATAGCCAAGCCGACCGAGAAGCCTGCCGATACGGAGGGGATCCGAGTCTCACGGGAAACCGTGCGCCGACTCCTCCGGGCCGAGAGGCTCGCGTCCCCGAACACGCCCCGCGCGCCCTGACATTTTCATGGATAGACTTCGTAATCGCTCGATTCCTCCCGTCATTGCGAGTACCCGTAGGGTGCGTGGCAATCTCAGCACAGGAATGCGAGATTGCTTCACTTCGTTCGCAATGACAGCTTTCTATCGCTGTGCTGGGATCTGTCGTTGCCCTTGACCGGGACGCAACGGCATTTCTATGGTATTATTCCTCCGGCGGCACACAGCTCCGTGAACCGGTTGAACACGTAAGGTTGGCTGGAATGGTGGAGGCGTTGTCGAGATAATGATGCGTCGCGGTGCCATTATCGTCATCCTCTTGGGTGCGATCATCGCCTTTGCGTTCTCGCGGGCGGTCGACGCGGCCACTAATGCTGAGCTTGTTCCAGGATCGAGGATCGTCTTCCCCTACTATGACCTGCGACCTGGATTCGCGACCTTCCTGTTCCTGACCAACATCAGCTCAGCCCCCGTATCTGTGGCCTTGGAGCTTTACGATACGTCGGGCGCCCGCCAGGGCACCAACATAGACCTTTCAGCGCGCGACATCGATTCGCTCGACCTGTCCGAGATGATCTCCGGTAACGCATCCGATGGCTTTTTGCAGGGCTTCGTCGATGTCACCACGAGCGCGGACGTCCTGATAGGCACAGCGGTTGTCGTCAATATGGATGACGACTGGGCGATCACGTATAATGGGGCGTCGGCTCGCCGGCAAACGGCCGGCACGACACCCTTCGAACCGTACCCGACAGGTCTCTTGTTACCCGCGTTCCTGACCCCTGGACAACTTGGCGGTGGTACGCTGGCCGATGGCCTGCTGATCGTCGCCGCACCCCACCCAACCCGTCCCGGCGGCAAGCTACCGGATAAACCTATTCGGGCTTCGGCCGAGATCTTTCTGCGGCAGGAGCTCACCGCCGTGAGCAGCGACCAGCAAAGCACTCACGAGATAATCCAAAGCTCTTCCAGATTCAGCGGACGCCACATCATCCTGCCGATAGGGACAGTTGTCGGCACCTTCCCCTCTCCGACGTTGGGATGGCTGTCTCTTAGGAATCATGTGGTGGACAAAAATGGCATCCCTTTCGGGCTGGTTGGTCTGTACATTCAGACATTGATCGGGCCGAGTAGCGCCTCCGGGATGGCCATTCGGCTCTCCGGTGATCCGTCCGCTGACACAACTCAATAGCAGCGTGCGCAACGATACGCCTAATCCCATACACCCCTGCGGCGTCAGGTCTCTATGAAGATCTGCCTCGTCGGCCCCTTCCCCCCTTTACGAGGGGGGATCGCCCATTATAACGCCCAGCTCGGGCTGGAGCTGATGACGCGTCACGAGATCGCGGTGATCTCCTTTTCGCGCCAGTATCCGGCCATACTGTTTCCTGGGCGAACGCAGTTCGACACGGGCTCCCCGCCTGTGGGGCTCACTAGTGAAGCGATCCTCGACTCAATTAATCCTCTGAGCTGGCTCCGTACCGGCCGCCGGATCGCTGAGATCGCTCCCGACTTGGTTATTGTTCACTGGTGGCACCCTTTCTTCGGCCTGTGCCTCGGGACGACAGTGAGCCTGGCCAGAAGGCGATCTCGCGCCAGCGTCATCTTCATCTGCCACAATGTTGTTCCGCACGAACCGTTTCCCTTGGCGAGCGGACTGACAAGGTTCGCGCTGGCCTCAGGCGATGCGTGGCTCGTCCACTCCGAGACCGACCGACAAGATCTGGAGTCGCTCAATCTGCGAGGCCACACACTTCTGGTCCCTCAACCTCCGGGGCAAGGGTTCGGAGCACCGATCGACAAAGAGGAGGCGAAGAGTCGTCTCGGCCTTTCCGGAAATACCCTTCTCTTCTTCGGCCTGATCCGTAGCTACAAGGGGCTTCCAGGATTGCTCGAGGCGATGCCCCTCGTGCTCCAAAAGGTGAACTGTACCCTCCTCGTGGTCGGAGAGTTCTACGAGGGGAAGGACCGCTGCCTGAGCCTCATCAGCGACTTGGGCCTCGCGTCGCACGTCCGGGTCATCGATCGCTTCGTTCCGGACAACGAGGTCAGCCTCTACTTTTCCGCAGCCGACCTGGTCGTGCTCCCCTACGAATCGGCCACACAGAGCGCCATCGTCCCGATCGCCTTTGCCTTCGAGCGGCCCGTGGTGGCCACTCGCGTGGGCGGGCTGCCGGAGGCGGTCCGTGACGGCGAAACCGGCCTTCTGGTAGAGCCGCGCAACCCAACCGCGTTGGCGGAGGCGATCATCCGCTTCTACGAGGAAGACATGGGGGGCATATTTCGCCGGCATATCCTGAAGCAGCAGCGCTTTTCCTGGGGCGAACTGGCCGCCACGCTGGAGACTGCGGCGATCAGCCGTACTTCGCAGTGAGGCGTGTGAGCCAGTCGCAGGGAACGTCCCGTTTTTCACGCCCTATATCCAGTCGTGCGACCCCTTGCGGCGTACACAAGAAACATGTTGACGTCATGCCCGTACAGTGAATAGTATGCAAGGCATCTGCGCGTAAACGGCACGTTCTGAAAAGGAGCGGTCATCATATTTGCCGCGAGGAAGTCACGACGGCTGGTCGCTTTTTCCCTGTTGCTGCTACCCATTCTGCTCCAGGGCTGCCTGGGCGGCACCGGGTACCGGGCCTACCCGCGCGCTCGAACCAGTGTCTATACTGACATCTGGAACTTCAGTGACCATGAGATTGCCGCTGACCAGGTGGACGTACTCTATCGTCGAGTCGCCCGTCTGATGGCGATCACTCCGAATAATTCCACACCCAGGCCACAGGTGCTGGTGGTGTCCCCTGCCTACATTCAGGAGAAGTATCTCACTATTCACCCCTTAGCCGCAGCACGGAATGGTACCGCGCTCGCCGTCTACATTCCTCATCAGAACCAGATCCTGATCCCGGATTTTGACCGCACGCTGCTGACCCATGAGCTGGCTCACTATTTTACCTTCCACTACCTCTCGATCCCCCGATCCGGCTGGGAAGCGATCGCCGATCAGGTCGTGGATGCTGAAGAGGCGGGAGGCTGACGGCTGGGCCACCCTTGCCGGCCCAGGATCTGCTACGGCGTATAAACAGGAAGCCTGACATGGCGGGCCAGCAGATCAAAGTGGTTATCACAGTGAAGAAGACTGCATGAGTAGTGTAAAGCAACAGCAGCGATGAGCTGATCCGTCGCCGGAATGGACAAACCCTTACGTCGCAGGGTGTAAGTCATCCGATAGGCCGATCTCCAGACCGATTCCGTAATCGGACATTGCTGGAGCGCCTCCAGGTCTTCGCAGAGTTCGCGATACTCGCTCTCCGAGCGCGTGCCGCCGACAAGCTCCAGGACGACCATTTCGCACGTGGCCGCGCGCCCCTCACTGAGCAACGCGTGGACTTGTTGTCTGACAAGAGGATCGCCTGCCGGCCTCAACGCGTGGATCCAAGCCGAGGTATCGATCAGGACCCATCCATCAGCCATCGGCACGAAGCCTGGTCAGCCCTTTTGGGGTGAGCTGAAGAGGGAAACATCCCAGCCTTCCAATCAGACGCTTGACCCGCTGCTGGCGAATAAGCGCCTCCAGAGAGCGATGGATGAGTTCCTTCTTCGTCTTGGCCTTGCTGAGCGCCTGGGCCTGCTTCATGAGCCTCTCATCAATCTCCAATGTGGTTCTCATTGAGGGTCCTCCTTTAGGCATAAAAATAGCATAATTTTTATGCCACGACAAGGCCTTGGAGTTCTTTTGAGCTTCAGCGATACGGTACCAGACAGGCCAGAAAGAAAGGGAACCTCAGCGCGCCCCTCTGATCGTGGATACGCGGAACACCTCAAAAGGGGCTCCCTTCCGATCACGTCGTAAAGGCGTAACGGGAGCGCAGACGACGGGTAATTTGTTCGCCCGAGCGATGTAGTTCCTTCCCGTACGTCGGCGCATCAGCCGATCCCTCACCCCTCTTCAGTCCAGCCTTCTTCTCACAACTCGTTGATACGACAGCGTCCGCGACTATCCCCAGTCGGACGACTAGCCCTCCGATATCCCTGGTACAGCACTTGCGTAGCCTTCCACCGACGCCCCTCAGCAGCGCCGACACCTCGTGGTGCCTCGGTGACACTTTTTTTCACCGGAAAGCTGCCCCTCTGTCCTTGATGAGGCGTTGGACAAGTCAGTCAGGCTCCAGCGTCCTGCAGTTGTTTGCTAACGTTTTGAAATTGCTGGGCATAATAATGAGTTCGCCAAATGTGTCTTCGAGTACTTGCTGGCATGAATCTCGCATTATGTCAGTGGCGTAGAAGGTTCCTTTCCGATAAAGGTAAACCAGTCGTGAGGCTGGGACACAAAGTCGCGGGTCCCAAAAGGGTTGGGACAGCCGGGCTGCCGAAGAAAGGAAGAGCGACAATCGCTCTTTCACGGAAAGTAATCTTCCTGAAAGGAGCGATTGTCATGTTTTCAGCCAAGTCTAAATACTGCCTCGCTGTTCTTCCACTGCTTCTGCTCCCCCTTCTCCTCCTTCAGGGATGCCTCGGTGGCGTTCAGTATCTCGCCAACCCAGGCCTCCAAACCGGGCTTCACACCGACATCCTCAACTTCAGCGACAGCGAGATCGCCCCGGACGCGGTGGACGCACTGTATCTCAAGGTTGCCCGCCTCATGGGCGTCACCCCAGATAGCTCCAAGCCCCGTCCACAGGTGCTCGTCGTTTCTCCTAACCACATTCATCAAAAGTATCTGATGCTTCGGCCTTCCGCCAAGACACAGAACGGGGTCGCGGTGGCCCTCTATGTCCCCCACGAGAACAGAATCCTGATCCCGCATTTTGATCGCGCCCTTTTGACCCATGAGCTGGCTCACTATTTCACGTTCCACTATCTCTCTGCTCCCCGATCTCAGTGGGAAGCAATCGCGGATAGGGTCGTGGATGCTGAAGAGGCTGGGCATTGATGCAAGCCACTGAAAATCTCTGCAGGGTGGAATAATGGTGGGAGGGTGGCGGAAGACCAGGTGGGAGGCTTTCGAATCAATGATAAGATGCGGGGTTCAGGCGTTCATGCCTAACTTGTGGTGATCGAAGCTCCTGTGGGGTATACACTCAGGATGTCCAGGGACACGAGTCGGTCTGACAGGATCTGATCCACCTCAATCCGTCGCTCACGCGGGACTTAGTCGATCTCCCCACACCTCACTATTCCCCTATCTCGTGGGGTAGGACCCGGAACCCTTCGCCTTGTGCGGCATCCCGCAGCCGGTGATCAAGACACACAAATTCGCGCCCCTCCGGACGACCCTGAACCCATACAAGCGCCGAGCCTCACTGAAGAGAGTCCACTGCATGGAGCGGATGAAGCAGGAGCGCCCGCATGGCCTGCTCCCGGACTGCCTGGCTCGGCGCGATCTCTGTCCAGTCGGCGGCAAGCGCCATGAGGATCGTGCGCGCCTGCGCTTCTGACCGTCTGGACAGGATGCCCTCGCGTCTGAGCCTGGCTAAGGCGGAGCAACACTCGATCGGCGTGCCCCACCATGCGGCAATAGCACCATCCTCCTCGGTAAGCCGCATCAGTAAGGGGGTTTGGGGCTCTTCGAGACAGAGTGGGATGATGGCAGAGGTATCCCAGAACCTCATCGCCCCTCTGCCCGTTCTTCCAAGACCGCAGTGATCCCGGCGCCTTGAGGATCAGCGGGGCGCGGCATGTCCCGGAACCCGTCCGGCAGGTGGAGCGAGCCGATGCGAATGAGCCCGGCGCGGACCATCTCGATCAGGTGGGACGGCAGAAGAGAGTGGTCAGGAGAAAAAGGGATGAGTTTAGCGATCGGCTTGCCCCGCTCCGTCACAATAATCTCTTCCCCCGCCTTCACCTGGGCGAGGCATGCGCTGAGCGTCGCCTTGAGCTTCGAGACGGCTGTGCTTTTCGTAATGGACATCCATAGTCACATGTATGCGACTGATATAGTCCAATCTTTGACAGAGTCAAGTCCTCCACTTCCCCTCCTGGTTTTTCCAGGTTTTCCGTGGGCACCCTGACCTTCCAGCATCCCCTCCCCCCACCGAGAGGGAGGGCGCGGGTGGGGGGGTCGTCATTGCCATGCACGATGTCAGCGGATGTCAAGCACACGCCCATACAGCCCAAGAGCAGCCAGAGGTAACGCTCCGAAACCCTCTGTCACTATATCTCGATCGCACCCTTTTGACCCATGAGCTGGCTCACTATTTCACGTTCCACTATGAGCCTGTCCTGCAAACCCTCATGGACCCTTCGACAAGCTCAGGGTGAACGGAATGGGCATTGAAAACATTGACCTTTTTCCGTTCGTGCTGAGCCTGTCGAAGCATGAACAGGGGTTTGCTGGACAGGCTCCTATCTGCCTGCTCCCCGATCCCAGTGGGAAGTCATCGCCGATAAGGTCGTCGATGCTGAAGAGTCTGCAAGTTGAGAACGAGAAAAGCTCGGACAAGTTCTTCTGAGATGTCTCGAGTGATCGTGGCGAGATGACGCTCCAGGTTTGTGCAAACAGCAAGTTATAAGTCTGATTTACACAACTTGGGCGTGGCATGGTACAGACTAAACAATGCGGGGCAGAGCCTGCTATTCCGGCGGGTGGCGTCTTGACTCACTCAACTCGTAGGATGATCACAAGTCCTTTATTACGGGGAGCACGACACCGGGCTATAATATCGCGACCGTTTTATTGATGAACGATCGTAACACCCGCCGCTTCCGCCGCCGTGATGAGACGGCGGTCCAGGGTTGCAAGGGCCAGACCCCTCCGCTCAGCCAGTTCCAGGTAAGCAGCATCATAGGCAGACAAGGTGAACCCTTCCGCGAGGCGAGCGAAGCGCCATACCGCATCCGGGTTCAGGTGTACATCGGTCCGAATGGGGAGCATGCCGTAGAGTTCAGCTAAGCGCATAGCATCAGCCTCAGACAACCTATGTCGGCGTT
This genomic stretch from Candidatus Methylomirabilis limnetica harbors:
- the vapC gene encoding type II toxin-antitoxin system VapC family toxin codes for the protein MADGWVLIDTSAWIHALRPAGDPLVRQQVHALLSEGRAATCEMVVLELVGGTRSESEYRELCEDLEALQQCPITESVWRSAYRMTYTLRRKGLSIPATDQLIAAVALHYSCSLLHCDNHFDLLARHVRLPVYTP
- a CDS encoding type II toxin-antitoxin system VapB family antitoxin, which translates into the protein MRTTLEIDERLMKQAQALSKAKTKKELIHRSLEALIRQQRVKRLIGRLGCFPLQLTPKGLTRLRADG
- a CDS encoding type II toxin-antitoxin system VapC family toxin yields the protein MDSVLDCSMALAWGLPDETSRRADRFFAQLTPETVLWVPALWWYELANAVTVAQRRHRLSEADAMRLAELYGMLPIRTDVHLNPDAVWRFARLAEGFTLSAYDAAYLELAERRGLALATLDRRLITAAEAAGVTIVHQ
- a CDS encoding type II toxin-antitoxin system Phd/YefM family antitoxin, translating into MSITKSTAVSKLKATLSACLAQVKAGEEIIVTERGKPIAKLIPFSPDHSLLPSHLIEMVRAGLIRIGSLHLPDGFRDMPRPADPQGAGITAVLEERAEGR
- a CDS encoding type II toxin-antitoxin system VapC family toxin; protein product: MRFWDTSAIIPLCLEEPQTPLLMRLTEEDGAIAAWWGTPIECCSALARLRREGILSRRSEAQARTILMALAADWTEIAPSQAVREQAMRALLLHPLHAVDSLQ